Proteins co-encoded in one Scatophagus argus isolate fScaArg1 chromosome 11, fScaArg1.pri, whole genome shotgun sequence genomic window:
- the LOC124067127 gene encoding histamine N-methyltransferase-like, whose amino-acid sequence MAAKAKQTCYEGSSVQSFQFYLEHSGEHEAILQCVHNILPGEFKRAGAGKSSLDVLGVGSGGGQVDVQMLTLLQSAFPAVPITADIVEGSSQLTDNFKALVAKTPNLQKIPFAWHIMNSEDYESQVKAKGDIKKFDFIHMIQMIYYVDDLASTIKFYHSLLKNNGILMIIIEAEKGGWDTLWKTYKKELCVDAITEYRSSGQVIACLKSQGLKYEEHVIPNSFDITECFNPSSQTGQLLLNFMTAKDHFYESFTPEIRAGMLDLLRNKCSAEKDGRILFNSNLSCILIHA is encoded by the exons ATGGCTGCAAAAGCAAAGCAGACTTGTTATGAGGGCAGTAGTGTCCAAAGCTTTCAGTTCTACTTAGAACATTCTGGAGAGCACGAGGCCATTCTCCAGTGTGTTCACAACATCCTGCCAGGAGAATTTAAAAg AGCTGGGGCAGGCAAAAGCAGTCTGGATGTTCTTGGTGTTGGAAGTGGTGGAG GGCAGGTGGACGTCCAGATGCTCACTTTGCTTCAGTCTGCGTTCCCAGCTGTGCCGATCACTGCTGACATTGTGGAGGGCAGCTCTCAGCTCACAGACAACTTCAAAG cTTTGGTAGCAAAGACGCCCAACCTTCAGAAGATCCCATTTGCTTGGCATATCATGAATAGTGAGGACTACGAAAGTCAAGTCAAAGCAAAGGGAGACATCAAGAAATTTGACTTCATTCACATGATTCAG ATGATCTACTATGTGGATGACCTCGCCAGTACAATCAAGTTCTACCACAGCCTTCTGAAGAACAACGGCATTCTTATGATCATCATTGAAGCAG AAAAAGGTGGCTGGGACACCCTGTGGAAGACGTACAAGAAGGAGCTCTGTGTCGACGCCATCACAGAGTACCGATCATCAGGACAGGTTATTGCCTGCCTGAAGAGCCAGGGCCTGAAGTATGAGGAGCACGTCATTCCCAATTCCTTCGACATCACAGAGTGCTTCAATCCAAGCAGCCAGACTGGACAACTTCTGCTGAATTTCATGACAGCTAAAGATCACTTCTACGAGTCGTTCACCCCAGAGATTAGAGCAGGCATGTTAGACCTTCTCAGAAACAAGTGCAGCGCTGAAAAAGATGGCAGGATACTCTTCAACAGCAATCTGAGCTGCATACTCATTCATGCTTGA